The Triticum aestivum cultivar Chinese Spring chromosome 3A, IWGSC CS RefSeq v2.1, whole genome shotgun sequence genome includes a region encoding these proteins:
- the LOC123063078 gene encoding small ubiquitin-related modifier 1: MSGVTADEDKKPAGDGGGAHINLKVKGQDGNEVFFRIKRSTQLKKLMNAYCDRQSVDLNSIAFLFDGRRLRGEQTPDELEMEEGDEIDAMLHQTGGCFPRP; encoded by the exons ATGTCGGGCGTGACGGCGGATGAGGACAAGAAGCCCGCGGGCGACGGCGGAGGCGCCCACATCAACCTCAAGGTCAAGGGGCAG GATGGCAATGAGGTTTTCTTCCGCATCAAGAGATCGacacagctgaagaagctgatgaACGCCTACTGCGACCGTCAGTCTGTGGATCTCAACTCCATTGCTTTCCTTTTCGATGGTCGTAGGCTCCGTGGTGAGCAGACCCCTGATGAG CTGGAGATGGAGGAAGGCGACGAGATCGACGCCATGCTTCACCAGACCGGAGGGTGCTTTCCTCGCCCTTAG